AACTCTACATCCTAATAGCGACTGACGTCCTCAGCGAGGGTCTCAACCTCCAGGATGCCAACGTGGTCATAAACTATGACCTTCACTGGACCCCCATTAAGCTCATCCAGAGGATAGGTAGGGTCGATAGAATCGGGACGGAGCACGATGAGATTCTGGTTTACAACTTCTTCCCCGAGAGGAAGCTTGAGGAGAACCTTGGACTCCTCCAAAAAGTCGAGAGAAGAATTCAGGAGTTCAGTAGGACCCTTGGAACAGATGGGAAAATCCTCCAAGAGGAAGAGGAGTGGAATCCCTCGGCGATAAGAGCCATCTACGGAACTGAGGAGATAGAGAAAATAGAGGACGAATTCAGCGGTTCACTGTTATCGGTTACAACGTTTGCGGAGAAGCTCCTGAGGGATTACAAGGAGGCAAATGCGGAACGGTTCAATGAAATCATCAGGAGATACTCAATGAGGAGCATTGCAAAGGTTCCCAAAAGTGGTGACCCAATGGCGTTCTTCGTCTGCAGTAATGGGGTGATGTCCCAGTATTTCATCTACCGCCTTGTGGACGGTGAGTGGAAACCCCAAAACGTTCCGATCGAACAACTGTTAAAAGACACTGGTCTGGAAGAGAGCACGCCTCCGTACAACAGCAGTGAAGCGATGAAAACCTACCGTGTTGTTGCTAAGAAGGCATTATCCGACTTCAAGAAGTTGCTAAAGATTGCCGAGAGCGAGCTTGAGTACACCCACAGGAAACCTTCAAAGATACCTCCCAAGGTGAAACTCATACTCAGTAAGATCAGGGAGAAAAAAGAAAAAACAAAGAACCCCGGAGAAAGGGAGTACCTCGGCCAGCTCCACGACCTGGTGTACTGGGGCTACCTGAACCATGAACCCTTCAAGAACGCGTTGCTTAAGGCCAAGGTAACAAAAAGGACTTCCAGGGACGATGTAGTGAACCTCTGCCAGGAGCTCGTTGAACGGTTTGGCATAGCGGCACGCCGCAAGACCATCAAAGAGGAAATTAAAAAGCGCAGGATGGAGGGTGTCAAACCGCACATAGTCGCGGGGCTTCTCTTTGTTCCTACGGAGAAAGGAAGTTAGGGTTTTGATTTTTCCGAACATTATTTAATCTTTAAACTACAACGATTGGATTGGTGAGCAAGATGAAGGAAAGTGTTGTAGGGGTGACCTTCCCCGTTCCAAAGCGGTTCCTCGATAGAATACTCGATGGAGGCAAGACCGTCTTCGTCAAGCCCTCCACTCTAAGGGTGAAGCCTGGAATGAAGGTCGTCTTTTACGCCTCCAGAGAGGGTCAGGCTTGGCTTGGGGAAGCTGAAGTCGAAAGCGTCGAATTCTTTAATAGCGTTGAGGGAATCATTGGGAAGTACGAGGAGGAGCTTTTCCTCACTCCAAAGGAGCTTAGGGAGTACGAGCGCGAAAGGGCTAAGTGGCACTCCCGCGGGAGGAGGCCAAAGCCATGGATGGTGCTCAGGCTGAAGAACATTAGGAAGTATCCAAAGCCTGTTAAACCACCAAGGTTCATCGCCGTCTCGGGAAGATACATCAAAGAGAAGGAATACAAGGAAATTCTGCGGAAGAGCGAGCTTTAAAGCAGAGGCAGTTATTTGGTTTGTATCCTCTTCTTGAAATTTTTACTCCATTGCTCTTTTCTTCGCTGGAGAGATGACATCGCCATACTGTTTTATGATGCAACGAGCTCACGGCATGCAAAACATTTATCTCGATTAGTATCTAACTCCCTGTTGGGGACCGGTCAAGTCCTTTCGCCTGTTCCACATCGCAATCCCGGAAGGGGGATGAGTTGGGTGGTGAGGCAGGCGGTTTAGTGCCATTTCAATGTTTTCAAGCTTTCTTATTCAGTTTGTCCGGATATCTGGTTTCCGGCCGCTCATTGTTAAATAATTTAAAGCAGACTTTCTATCAGTCTGTAGTCCTCCTCTGGTATCTCTCTCATCGCTTTACCCATTAAGTGACCACTCCACTTTTTCTTGTTCGTGATGAACTTCAGCTTTGGAATGAGAGGCTTGAACTCAAGTTCGCCGAGCTTTACGGGCTTGATCTTCACCCTCAGAGGGTAAGTCTCGTTAAGGTGCGGCGGGCTCTTGAATATCCTCGTTGAGTCTGTGTAAGGCTCGCTAACGACCTCAAAGATGCCGACGATTTTTGGTTCGAGAATCTCTTTGTTCTTCCGCTCCTGCTTGACGTAGAAGACGAGCTTATCACTGGGCTTGACTTTGGCGATGGTGTTCTTGTGCCTTTTAGCCACACCCCAGACGTTCTTCTTTTTGACAACCTCCCAGTTGTCGCGGTTTGTAATGCAGAGCCAGTATGCCATTGGTATCACCGTCTCAATTTTGAAAAGATGTCAAAAAAAGTTTTCTCGGATATTCAATTAACCAGCACTTGGGCGACACCAGTGAGGAAATAATTTT
This DNA window, taken from Thermococcus sp. M39, encodes the following:
- a CDS encoding DUF365 domain-containing protein is translated as MKESVVGVTFPVPKRFLDRILDGGKTVFVKPSTLRVKPGMKVVFYASREGQAWLGEAEVESVEFFNSVEGIIGKYEEELFLTPKELREYERERAKWHSRGRRPKPWMVLRLKNIRKYPKPVKPPRFIAVSGRYIKEKEYKEILRKSEL
- a CDS encoding EVE domain-containing protein: MAYWLCITNRDNWEVVKKKNVWGVAKRHKNTIAKVKPSDKLVFYVKQERKNKEILEPKIVGIFEVVSEPYTDSTRIFKSPPHLNETYPLRVKIKPVKLGELEFKPLIPKLKFITNKKKWSGHLMGKAMREIPEEDYRLIESLL